Proteins from a single region of Syngnathus typhle isolate RoL2023-S1 ecotype Sweden linkage group LG10, RoL_Styp_1.0, whole genome shotgun sequence:
- the plekhg6 gene encoding uncharacterized protein plekhg6 isoform X1, with product MSHPSAMAVASMQSRDFIDVVLSESDFQTETPAGHRSYHKVSPDKVKFYTLGHQMWTRQKVVSNYSTVTKGASTAAKPRAALKQVFFNQGVSDRNLTAEERSQLDVLKQELETFAVPVSLKWRWREESRGSMLENNWTDIVNSHSIMPRLQKHQQEAMWEFVLTELNYINRLIIIKDLVIAALVNLHHRGFLQEVTPEDLFSNLPAILSAHQLFWQEVIYPMLEEVRSTGKPFNPRGLEAGCLQFRERFSAYCHYCAEEETTFEFARQQMESNLHFLTYVQQWVETHPQCARMRLGDMQAKPHQRITKYALLLKAVLKTTQEPEAQRSLRSMLYSVNAFLENVNEYLRLRDEEVALTISAQRLDGYEMEGINEEIDKHVRDICQFDLTCPIVGVGQGVVRKLLLEENLKVRGRKDSKLEVVALLFSDVLLMTKVQKKAERLKVVRPPLALDRTYCIVLKDNCSFLLVEVGELWCPVNAYIFTASTSESCSTWVSAIHQAKMDLRTMREAERRQSEAEKNPAAVNGTRAFILEDGLFADIKRGLPQLSNGTHASQDASGKPNHGLEILPQKFAIKEIGWKGGGKERETHPDDTLSQPSKNAWKAPDQSVPKINVSINARSSILVPGGYPDVDYPTHETNSWPVLDQTRRGGVLPGNGRIVNSKPVNYSTGKTHKPGGTPSHAESKAFSKAPMLGQKRTDNVLQAIDLVDSSGPAWSSSNSDSDCSANTKSSNPHIVLKLGALKPTRWTFWNNEPRVSPDAEIFSESELSPQYRKPKIKAERSVSIPNMSTSQDEWRVHSPDRSSSTSPLNLLQRAKGRARDRETAKSGKNIPLKALASPLTSTSASDRDGEWEEEVQLQRHRVLTVSRGWREQLVDGDGNDRMDSPLFGNGTNVDWPGWCFDKDEEAVDFVNVGVDGVMEDINQSLTLWDLSEQQDNFCSRV from the exons ATGAGTCACCCGTCAGCAATGGCGGTAGCTTCGATGCAGTCACGTGACTTCATTGACGTGGTCCTGAGTGAGTCCGACTTCCAAACAGAGACCCCGGCTGGCCACAGGTCTTATCATAAAGTGTCACCGGACAAAGTCAAGTTCTATACCTTGGGCCATCAG ATGTGGACGAGACAAAAAGTTGTGAGCAACTACTCGACGGTGACAAAGGGAGCGTCAACGGCAGCCAAACCCAGAGCTGCGCTCAAACAAGTTTTCTTCAACCAGGGAGTGTCTGACAGGAACCTTACAGCCGAG GAAAGGAGTCAGCTGGACGTGTTGAAGCAGGAGCTGGAGACCTTCGCTGTGCCCGTCAGCCTGAAGTGGAGATGGAGGGAGGAGAGCCGCGGAAGCATGCTGGAGAACAATTGGACGGATATTGTCAACTCACACTCT aTTATGCCTCGGTTGCAGAAGCACCAGCAGGAAGCCATGTGGGAGTTTGTGCTCACCGAGCTCAACTACATCAACAGGCTTATTATCATCAAAGAC TTGGTGATCGCGGCGCTGGTCAACCTGCACCATCGGGGCTTCCTCCAGGAG GTGACCCCTGAGGACCTCTTCTCCAACCTTCCTGCCATCCTCAGTGCACACCAGCTCTTCTGGCAGGAAGTGATTTATCCCATGTTGGAGGAAGTCCGCTCCACGGGCAAACCTTTTAACCCGAGGGGCTTGGAGGCGGGGTGCCTCCAG TTCCGCGAGCGCTTCTCAGCATACTGCCATTACTGCGCCGAGGAGGAAACCACCTTTGAGTTTGCGCGTCAACAAATGGAGAGCAACCTACATTTCCTCACATATgtgcag CAGTGGGTGGAGACTCACCCGCAGTGTGCACGAATGCGTCTCGGGGACATGCAGGCCAAACCCCACCAGAGGATTACCAAGTACGCCCTTCTTCTCAAGGCAGTGCTCAAGACCACCCAGGAGCCTGAAGCGCAGCGCAGCCTACGGAGCATG TTATACAGCGTCAACGCGTTTCTGGAGAACGTCAACGAATACCTGAGGCTGAGGGACGAGGAGGTGGCGCTCACCATCTCTGCTCAGAGGCTGGATGGCTACGAGATGGAGGGAATCAACGAGGAAATTGACAAG CATGTGCGCGACATCTGCCAGTTTGACCTGACGTGCCCCATCGTTGGCGTCGGTCAAGGAGTCGTCCGCAAGCTTCTCCTGGAGGAGAACCTGAAGGTCCGTGGCAGGAAAGACAGCAAG CTGGAGGTGGTGGCTCTTCTGTTCTCCGACGTGCTTCTCATGACCAAAGTGCAGAAGAAAGCAGAACGCCTGAAGGTGGTTCGGCCTCCGCTGGCCCTGGACAGAACGTACTGCATTGTGCTGAAGGACAACT GTTCCTTTCTCCTGGTGGAGGTGGGGGAGCTTTGGTGTCCCGTCAATGCTTACATCTTCACAGCCAGCACCTCAGAAAGCTGTTCCACTTGGGTGTCCGCCATTCACCAGGCAAAG ATGGACCTAAGGACCATGAGGGAGGCCGAGAGAAGACAATCAGAGGCAGAAAAAAACCCTGCCGCGGTCAACGGGACCCGTGCGTTTATTTTAGAAGACGGGCTTTTTGCCGATATCAAACGCGGACTACCTCAATTGTCAAATGGCACTCATGCATCTCAAGATGCTTCGGGAAAACCCAACCATGGCTTAGAAATCTTGCCTCAAAAATTTGCAATCAAAGAGATTGGCTGGaaaggaggaggaaaagaacGCGAGACCCATCCAGACGACACGTTGAGCCAGCCTTCAAAAAATGCTTGGAAAGCTCCCGATCAGTCTGTTCCTAAAATCAACGTGAGCATCAACGCCAGATCGAGTATTCTGGTTCCGGGCGGGTATCCCGATGTTGACTACCCAACGCATGAAACCAACTCATGGCCGGTTCTCGACCAAACGCGGAGGGGTGGCGTGTTACCCGGGAATGGCAGGATCGTCAATTCCAAACCTGTGAATTATTCCACAGGGAAAACCCACAAGCCTGGAGGCACGCCGTCACATGCCGAGAGCAAAGCCTTCTCAAAAGCTCCCATGTTAGGACAGAAGAGGACAGACAATGTCCTTCAAGCAATCGACCTGGTGGATAGTTCAGGACCGGCGTGGTCTTCCTCCAACTCGGACTCTGACTGCAGCGCCAATACAAAGAGCTCCAATCCTCACATTGTGCTAAAGCTGGGCGCCCTGAAGCCCACGCGGTGGACATTTTGGAATAACGAGCCCAGAGTGTCGCCGGACGCCGAGATCTTTTCGGAATCTGAACTGAGCCCTCAGTACAGGAAGCCCAAAATTAAAGCCGAGAGGAGCGTGTCCATACCTAACATGTCGACGAGTCAAGACGAGTGGAGGGTTCACTCTCCGGACAGATCTTCCAGCACGTCTCCGCTGAATCTTCTGCAGAGAGCTAAAGGGAGAGCGAGGGACAGGGAAACGGCAAAGAGCGGCAAAAACATCCCTTTGAAGGCGCTCGCATCTCCTCTGACCTCCACGTCTGCGAGCGACAGAGACGGCGAGTGGGAGGAAGAagtgcagctgcagaggcaCAGAGTCCTCACGGTGAGTCGAGGATGGAGGGAGCAGCTGGTGGATGGCGACGGGAACGACAGGATGGACAG TCCCCTTTTTGGAAATGGCACCAACGTGGACTGGCCTGGCTGGTGCTTCGACAAGGACGAGGAGGCGGTGGACTTCGTGAACGTGGGAGTCGATGGAGTCATGGAGGACATTAATCAGTCTTTGACGCTCTGGGATCTTTCTGAGCAGCAAGACAACTTTTGCAGTCGAGTGTGA
- the plekhg6 gene encoding uncharacterized protein plekhg6 isoform X2, with the protein MSHPSAMAVASMQSRDFIDVVLSESDFQTETPAGHRSYHKVSPDKVKFYTLGHQMWTRQKVVSNYSTVTKGASTAAKPRAALKQVFFNQGVSDRNLTAEERSQLDVLKQELETFAVPVSLKWRWREESRGSMLENNWTDIVNSHSIMPRLQKHQQEAMWEFVLTELNYINRLIIIKDLVIAALVNLHHRGFLQEVTPEDLFSNLPAILSAHQLFWQEVIYPMLEEVRSTGKPFNPRGLEAGCLQFRERFSAYCHYCAEEETTFEFARQQMESNLHFLTYVQWVETHPQCARMRLGDMQAKPHQRITKYALLLKAVLKTTQEPEAQRSLRSMLYSVNAFLENVNEYLRLRDEEVALTISAQRLDGYEMEGINEEIDKHVRDICQFDLTCPIVGVGQGVVRKLLLEENLKVRGRKDSKLEVVALLFSDVLLMTKVQKKAERLKVVRPPLALDRTYCIVLKDNCSFLLVEVGELWCPVNAYIFTASTSESCSTWVSAIHQAKMDLRTMREAERRQSEAEKNPAAVNGTRAFILEDGLFADIKRGLPQLSNGTHASQDASGKPNHGLEILPQKFAIKEIGWKGGGKERETHPDDTLSQPSKNAWKAPDQSVPKINVSINARSSILVPGGYPDVDYPTHETNSWPVLDQTRRGGVLPGNGRIVNSKPVNYSTGKTHKPGGTPSHAESKAFSKAPMLGQKRTDNVLQAIDLVDSSGPAWSSSNSDSDCSANTKSSNPHIVLKLGALKPTRWTFWNNEPRVSPDAEIFSESELSPQYRKPKIKAERSVSIPNMSTSQDEWRVHSPDRSSSTSPLNLLQRAKGRARDRETAKSGKNIPLKALASPLTSTSASDRDGEWEEEVQLQRHRVLTVSRGWREQLVDGDGNDRMDSPLFGNGTNVDWPGWCFDKDEEAVDFVNVGVDGVMEDINQSLTLWDLSEQQDNFCSRV; encoded by the exons ATGAGTCACCCGTCAGCAATGGCGGTAGCTTCGATGCAGTCACGTGACTTCATTGACGTGGTCCTGAGTGAGTCCGACTTCCAAACAGAGACCCCGGCTGGCCACAGGTCTTATCATAAAGTGTCACCGGACAAAGTCAAGTTCTATACCTTGGGCCATCAG ATGTGGACGAGACAAAAAGTTGTGAGCAACTACTCGACGGTGACAAAGGGAGCGTCAACGGCAGCCAAACCCAGAGCTGCGCTCAAACAAGTTTTCTTCAACCAGGGAGTGTCTGACAGGAACCTTACAGCCGAG GAAAGGAGTCAGCTGGACGTGTTGAAGCAGGAGCTGGAGACCTTCGCTGTGCCCGTCAGCCTGAAGTGGAGATGGAGGGAGGAGAGCCGCGGAAGCATGCTGGAGAACAATTGGACGGATATTGTCAACTCACACTCT aTTATGCCTCGGTTGCAGAAGCACCAGCAGGAAGCCATGTGGGAGTTTGTGCTCACCGAGCTCAACTACATCAACAGGCTTATTATCATCAAAGAC TTGGTGATCGCGGCGCTGGTCAACCTGCACCATCGGGGCTTCCTCCAGGAG GTGACCCCTGAGGACCTCTTCTCCAACCTTCCTGCCATCCTCAGTGCACACCAGCTCTTCTGGCAGGAAGTGATTTATCCCATGTTGGAGGAAGTCCGCTCCACGGGCAAACCTTTTAACCCGAGGGGCTTGGAGGCGGGGTGCCTCCAG TTCCGCGAGCGCTTCTCAGCATACTGCCATTACTGCGCCGAGGAGGAAACCACCTTTGAGTTTGCGCGTCAACAAATGGAGAGCAACCTACATTTCCTCACATATgtgcag TGGGTGGAGACTCACCCGCAGTGTGCACGAATGCGTCTCGGGGACATGCAGGCCAAACCCCACCAGAGGATTACCAAGTACGCCCTTCTTCTCAAGGCAGTGCTCAAGACCACCCAGGAGCCTGAAGCGCAGCGCAGCCTACGGAGCATG TTATACAGCGTCAACGCGTTTCTGGAGAACGTCAACGAATACCTGAGGCTGAGGGACGAGGAGGTGGCGCTCACCATCTCTGCTCAGAGGCTGGATGGCTACGAGATGGAGGGAATCAACGAGGAAATTGACAAG CATGTGCGCGACATCTGCCAGTTTGACCTGACGTGCCCCATCGTTGGCGTCGGTCAAGGAGTCGTCCGCAAGCTTCTCCTGGAGGAGAACCTGAAGGTCCGTGGCAGGAAAGACAGCAAG CTGGAGGTGGTGGCTCTTCTGTTCTCCGACGTGCTTCTCATGACCAAAGTGCAGAAGAAAGCAGAACGCCTGAAGGTGGTTCGGCCTCCGCTGGCCCTGGACAGAACGTACTGCATTGTGCTGAAGGACAACT GTTCCTTTCTCCTGGTGGAGGTGGGGGAGCTTTGGTGTCCCGTCAATGCTTACATCTTCACAGCCAGCACCTCAGAAAGCTGTTCCACTTGGGTGTCCGCCATTCACCAGGCAAAG ATGGACCTAAGGACCATGAGGGAGGCCGAGAGAAGACAATCAGAGGCAGAAAAAAACCCTGCCGCGGTCAACGGGACCCGTGCGTTTATTTTAGAAGACGGGCTTTTTGCCGATATCAAACGCGGACTACCTCAATTGTCAAATGGCACTCATGCATCTCAAGATGCTTCGGGAAAACCCAACCATGGCTTAGAAATCTTGCCTCAAAAATTTGCAATCAAAGAGATTGGCTGGaaaggaggaggaaaagaacGCGAGACCCATCCAGACGACACGTTGAGCCAGCCTTCAAAAAATGCTTGGAAAGCTCCCGATCAGTCTGTTCCTAAAATCAACGTGAGCATCAACGCCAGATCGAGTATTCTGGTTCCGGGCGGGTATCCCGATGTTGACTACCCAACGCATGAAACCAACTCATGGCCGGTTCTCGACCAAACGCGGAGGGGTGGCGTGTTACCCGGGAATGGCAGGATCGTCAATTCCAAACCTGTGAATTATTCCACAGGGAAAACCCACAAGCCTGGAGGCACGCCGTCACATGCCGAGAGCAAAGCCTTCTCAAAAGCTCCCATGTTAGGACAGAAGAGGACAGACAATGTCCTTCAAGCAATCGACCTGGTGGATAGTTCAGGACCGGCGTGGTCTTCCTCCAACTCGGACTCTGACTGCAGCGCCAATACAAAGAGCTCCAATCCTCACATTGTGCTAAAGCTGGGCGCCCTGAAGCCCACGCGGTGGACATTTTGGAATAACGAGCCCAGAGTGTCGCCGGACGCCGAGATCTTTTCGGAATCTGAACTGAGCCCTCAGTACAGGAAGCCCAAAATTAAAGCCGAGAGGAGCGTGTCCATACCTAACATGTCGACGAGTCAAGACGAGTGGAGGGTTCACTCTCCGGACAGATCTTCCAGCACGTCTCCGCTGAATCTTCTGCAGAGAGCTAAAGGGAGAGCGAGGGACAGGGAAACGGCAAAGAGCGGCAAAAACATCCCTTTGAAGGCGCTCGCATCTCCTCTGACCTCCACGTCTGCGAGCGACAGAGACGGCGAGTGGGAGGAAGAagtgcagctgcagaggcaCAGAGTCCTCACGGTGAGTCGAGGATGGAGGGAGCAGCTGGTGGATGGCGACGGGAACGACAGGATGGACAG TCCCCTTTTTGGAAATGGCACCAACGTGGACTGGCCTGGCTGGTGCTTCGACAAGGACGAGGAGGCGGTGGACTTCGTGAACGTGGGAGTCGATGGAGTCATGGAGGACATTAATCAGTCTTTGACGCTCTGGGATCTTTCTGAGCAGCAAGACAACTTTTGCAGTCGAGTGTGA
- the mrpl51 gene encoding large ribosomal subunit protein mL51 yields the protein MFAVGGMLRAGASFCRTARALLDTARNFSTGTSRQIRMHAIPKPKVVDRWNEKRSMFGVYDNIGILGDFKAHPKDLILAPCWLKGFKGNELQRLIRKKRMVGDRMMTLERHNLEKRIRFLYKRFNRTGKHR from the exons ATGTTTGCTGTCGGAGGGATGCTTCGAGCTGGAGCTTCCTTCTGTCGGACGGCGCGGGCTCTGCTTGACACAGCTCGGAACTTCTCCACTG GTACGTCCCGACAGATCAGGATGCACGCCATCCCCAAGCCCAAGGTCGTGGACAGGTGGAATGAGAAAAGGAGCATGTTTGGAGTATATGACAACATAGGGATCTTAG GAGATTTCAAAGCGCACCCCAAAGACCTGATCCTGGCGCCCTGTTGGCTGAAGGGCTTCAAGGGCAACGAGCTGCAGCGGCTCATCAGGAAGAAGAGGATGGTGGGAGACAGAATGATGACTCTCGAAAGACACAACTTGGAAAAGAGGATCCGCTTCCTCTACAAACGCTTCAATCGCACTGGCAAACATCGGTAA
- the LOC133161539 gene encoding vesicle-associated membrane protein 1-like produces the protein MSAPDAAAPGAPGAPGAEGAPGGGPPAPPNTSSNRRLQQTQAQVEEVVDIMRVNVDKVLERDQKLSELDDRADALQAGASQFESCAAKLKNKYWWKNCKMMIMMGIIGVIVVGIIFLYFFY, from the exons AT GTCTGCCCCAGATGCCGCAGCCCCAGGCGCTCCGGGAGCCCCTGGTGCAGAAGGAGCCCCGGGAGGTGGGCCCCCAGCTCCTCCCAACACCTCCAGCAACCGCAGGCTACAGCAGACGCAGGCCCAAGTCGAGGAG GTGGTGGACATCATGAGGGTGAATGTGGACAAGGTTCTGGAAAGGGACCAGAAGCTCTCTGAGCTGGACGACCGAGCGGACGCCCTTCAAGCTGGGGCGTCACAGTTTGAAAGTTGCGCGGCCAAGCTCAAGAACAAGTACTGGTGGAAGAACTGCAAG atgatgataatgatgggcATCATTGGCGTCATCGTGGTGGGGATAATATTCT TATACTTCTTCTACTGA
- the tapbpl gene encoding tapasin-related protein gives MEVMRIILCGVLTTCVCASGVADVVLSCEFMEDSVGPDVSSGFPSSPATLILRDVFVDSHESLEVLSPFVPLANPDPRAIMFESNVSSFKIPNINVVLHADCNEQEVMCKISKYALKERPGSDYFLVSIDMKDGAFGTLLILRAVPPADDQSSQMHVELGLPLSQTGTLLTEVSFLVFSAVNSVSAPLRGAGLLSCGFNHRDMAPDEEMHIEWRQQYRGLGQKIIKMAARLNDTQGGAAEVRHWSKDSSMDASQVVSEGNASVTLSNLKVTDEGAYICSVTIGPFSGQQVIKLQVLQAPSVSLSEEEKLVLKGNTAQTLSCHCRKYYPLEAKVEWLSHSPTDEEPAILADQGSVSSHQKYSDGTYSLSSHLVVPTDVAPGTRIICRVSHVALDAPFSVSVLVEHPEADDYWWVLSLLVITVVFFYQLIN, from the exons ATGGAGGTGATGAGAATCATTTTGTGTGGAGTCTTAACGACCTGCGTGTGTG CATCTGGAGTTGCAGATGTGGTTCTGTCCTGCGAGTTCATGGAAGACTCGGTGGGACCGGACGTGAGCTCCGGCTTCCCCAGTAGTCCGGCCACGCTCATCTTGAGAGACGTTTTTGTTGATTCCCACGAATCCCTTGAAGTTCTCTCTCCATTTGTCCCGCTGGCTAACCCGGATCCACGTGCCATTATGTTCGAGTCCAATG TGTCGTCGTTCAAGATTCCCAACATCAACGTTGTACTCCACGCGGACTGCAACGAGCAGGAGGTGATGTGCAAAATAAGCAAGTATGCCTTGAAGGAAAGGCCGGGATCAGACTATTTTCTGGTGTCCATCGATATGAAAGACGGGGCTTTCGGCACTTTGTTGATTCTACGTGCCGTGCCGCCGGCCGATGATCAATCGAGTCAGATGCACGTGGAACTGGGCCTGCCCTTGAGTCAGACTGGAACATTGCTGACTGAAG TGTCATTCCTGGTGTTTTCTGCCGTCAACTCTGTGTCGGCGCCCCTGAGAGGCGCCGGCCTCCTCAGCTGCGGCTTCAACCATCGGGACATGGCGCCCGATGAGGAAATGCACATCGAGTGGCGTCAACAATATCGAGGACTAGGACAGAAAATCATCAAAATGGCGGCGAGGTTGAACGATACGCAAGGAGGTGCCGCTGAGG TGCGTCACTGGAGCAAGGACTCCAGCATGGATGCTAGCCAGGTTGTGAGCGAGGGGAACGCCTCGGTGACCTTGAGCAACTTAAAAGTTACAGATGAAGGCGCCTATATCTGCTCCGTCACTATCGGCCCTTTCTCTGGCCAGCAGGTGATCAAGCTGCAGGTGCTTC AGGCACCAAGTGTTTCACTTTCGGAGGAGGAGAAGCTAGTTTTAAAAGGAAATACGGCACAGACCCTAAGCTGCCATTGTAGAAAATACTACCCTCTAGAGGCTAAG GTGGAGTGGCTTTCACACTCGCCAACGGACGAGGAGCCCGCTATCCTCGCCGATCAGGGCTCAGTGTCCAGCCACCAGAAGTATAGCGACGGCACCTACTCGCTCTCATCCCACCTGGTGGTGCCCACCGACGTGGCCCCGGGAACCCGAATCATCTGCAGGGTGTCCCACGTGGCCCTGGACGCTCCGTTTTCCGTCAGCGTGCTGGTCGAACACCCGGAAGCAG ATGACTACTGGTGGGTGTTGTCATTGTTGGTCATCACTGTGGTGTTCTTCTACCAGCTCATCAACTAG
- the LOC133161495 gene encoding tumor necrosis factor receptor superfamily member 5: MVDSKCNTEEKYWSRAGRCCDRCPAGSFVRADCDHTGKTQCDDCRRGLFTATRNSLSACRLCKSCSASNNQMTAEPCTADKDTVCKCASGFFCIEDSCDHCMPATSCPRGTGVKVQTRRTEDTICAPCGNGTYSNVSDSFSACQTHTRCDDLGRVLKSAGNSTADAICGEYKSGCSWILPAGLWLGFVLSILVVLGLMCWRAKRKSYKAARSNVSLTEVRTITETSLEPALQTHKTFDQCQKSNVTEACQLTLLNLDESATICRTKLSEDLSLTLKTDGSEQLNGTDAYHRSQLEPQEDEWCGT; this comes from the exons ATGGTGGACTCCAAGTGCAACACTGAGGAGAAGTACTGGAGTAGAGCTGGAAGATGCTGCGATCGCTGCCCAGCGG GAAGCTTCGTGCGAGCCGACTGCGACCACACTGGCAAAACTCAATGTGACGACTGCAGGCGAGGGCTGTTCACGGCCACCAGAAATAGCCTCAGTGCCTGCCGCCTGTGCAAGTCGTGCAGTGCCA GCAACAACCAGATGACGGCGGAGCCGTGCACGGCTGACAAGGACACAGTGTGCAAGTGTGCCTCGGGCTTCTTCTGTATCGAGGATTCCTGTGACCACTGTATGCCCGCGACCTCCTGTCCTCGGGGGACAGGGGTCAAGGTTCAAA CAAGGCGAACCGAGGATACGATCTGCGCTCCGTGTGGGAATGGAACGTACAGCAACGTGTCTGACTCCTTCTCAGCctgccaaacacacacaag ATGTGACGACTTGGGTCGAGTGCTAAAAAGTGCAGGAAACTCCACCGCCGACGCGATTTGTGGCGAGTACAAATCTG GCTGCTCGTGGATTTTACCTGCAGGCTTATGGCTGGGCTTTGTGCTGAGCATACTCGTTGTTTTGGGGCTGATGTGCTGGAGGGCCAAACGGAAATCATACAAAGCAG CCAGGTCAAATGTTTCCCTTACTGAGGTGAGGACCATAACAGAGACTTCGCTGGAACCTGCCCTACAAACCCACAAAACGTTTGATCAGTGCCAAAAGAGCAACGTGACGGAGGCCTGCCAGTTGACTCTGCTCAACCTGG ATGAAAGCGCCACCATCTGTAGGACGAAACTCAGCGAGGACCTTTCACTCACCCTAAAGACCGACGGCTCGGAGCAGCTCAACGGGACCGACGCGTACCATCGGAGCCAATTGGAGCCGCAGGAGGACGAGTGGTGCGGGACATGA
- the rbp5 gene encoding retinol-binding protein 5 produces the protein MSKPDYSGLFHMVEQENMEAYLAALDINFALRKIVCLLKPTKDITHDPATGTMKIRTLTTFKNFNMDFVVGQEFTEDLGPVDGRTCQTTVSWEGDKLVCVQRGEKEGRGWTHWLEGDKLHLEMRVEGVVAKQVFKKAD, from the exons ATGTCTAAACCTGACTACTCTGGGCTGTTTCATATGGTGGAACAGGAGAACATGGAGGCCTACCTTGCAGCTttag ACATCAACTTTGCTCTGAGGAAGATCGTGTGTCTGCTGAAGCCCACCAAGGACATCACCCACGATCCAGCCACGGGGACCATGAAGATCCGCACTCTCACCACCTTCAAGAACTTCAACATGGACTTTGTCGTCGGGCAGGAGTTTACCGAAGACCTCGGCCCTGTAGACGGTCGCACGTGTCAG ACCACCGTGAGCTGGGAAGGGGACAAGCTGGTTTGCGTACAACGAGGCGAGAAGGAAGGCCGAGGTTGGACACACTGGTTGGAAGGCGACAAGCTGCATTTG GAGATGAGAGTGGAAGGCGTCGTTGCCAAGCAAGTCTTCAAGAaggccgattga